In a genomic window of Mercenaria mercenaria strain notata chromosome 19, MADL_Memer_1, whole genome shotgun sequence:
- the LOC123542945 gene encoding fibrillin-1-like isoform X1, giving the protein MLRNMNERKIALYWNSIFYFMIILLVLTSVRTTAIRDIDDIDECKYKDSYICNFGTCHNYKGGWNCTCGDGYYPQEIVPNKIYQCVDIDECAENKIDCSGHGNCKNVPGGYTCVCDTGFNFNETNKSCEDIDECTENEIDCSGHGNCKNVQGDYTCVCDAGFIFNETNKSCEDIDECQSPKYTCGGEGKCFNTDGKWTCSCPDFGYRRHVYSEDVIVCEDIDECSDSYFYCGGTCNNTQGNWTCECDKGYTRDSNNEATIITCEDINECELQESCIGGVCNNLDGSWTCICPEGKEPKTINSTTILCSGGYVYTATIGITVTGPAENKDHELKVYLETQIKNAYESQYPEQNVRVEIISISKDSTDRKKRQTSENLAVEFVLHFDEPLDSVNITTAWQDYRKESCPKGICKSEKNDISVDLPFNVIFEEDVVFEENKQTDGLCSIPQNNLCNPDSTKCQYIHATLNCECKKGYTRKSDYECKVSKNTCNENPCQNYGSCHMIDEDTDFECRCRDGWTGKTCEVVQLAETDDTNPPTDFKTTMYIICGTLGGTAVICIFIIIGICRKRLPQIKNTPSRTNSAGHPISNTVSNVLDIPMSNQPQGQKAGRSKGAPQRGKTNKRNAEKGRGVQSNSYRYGQRADLTDYNISHLTRDEHQYETIRDDHIYETLHTYANM; this is encoded by the exons ATATTGACGAATGTAAGTACAAAGACAGTTACATATGCAACTTTGGAACATGTCATAATTATAAAGGAGGATGGAATTGCACTTGCGGGGATGGTTATTACCCTCAAGAAATAGTACCAAATAAAATTTACCAGTGTGTCG ACATTGATGAATGCGCCGAAAACAAAATTGACTGTTCTGGACATGGAAATTGTAAGAATGTGCCAGGCGGTTATACATGTGTATGTGATACAGGATTTAATTTCAACGAAACTAATAAGTCGTGCGAAG ACATTGATGAATGCACCGAAAACGAAATTGACTGTTCTGGACATGGAAATTGTAAGAATGTACAAGGTGATTATACGTGTGTATGTGATGCAGGATTTATCTTCAACGAAACTAATAAGTCGTGCGAAG ACATTGACGAGTGTCAATCACCTAAATATACCTGTGGTGGTGAAGGGAAATGCTTTAATACAGATGGCAAATGGACTTGCAGTTGCCCTGATTTCGGATATCGAAGGCATGTGTATTCAGAAGACGTGATAGTCTGTGAAG ATATAGACGAATGTTCGGATAGTTATTTCTACTGTGGTGGCACTTGTAATAACACTCAGGGTAACTGGACTTGCGAATGTGACAAAGGATACACAAGAGATTCAAATAATGAAGCAACAATCATTACTTGCGAAG atataaacgAATGTGAACTCCAAGAGTCTTGCATTGGTGGTGTTTGTAATAATCTAGACGGATCATGGACATGCATTTGCCCAGAGGGGAAGGAACCTAAGACCATCAATTCTACTACAATACTTTGTTCAG GAGGATATGTGTACACTGCGACGATAGGTATAACAGTAACTGGTCCAGCAGAAAATAAAGATCATGAACTGAAAGTATATTTGGAGACACAG ATAAAAAATGCTTATGAATCGCAATATCCGGAGCAGAATGTACGCGTCGAAATCATATCCATTTCAAAGGACAGTACTGATAGGAAGAAACG GCAAACATCTGAAAACCTAGCTGTTgaatttgttttgcattttgatGAACCATTAGACTCGGTAAACATTACAACTGCATGGCAAGACTATAGGAAGGAAAGTTGCCCAAAGGGAATATGCAAATCAGAGAAGAATGATATATCTGTCGATCTACCGTTCAATGTGATATTTGAAGAAGATGTAGTATTTGAAGAAA ATAAGCAAACTGATGGATTATGCAGTATACCACAAAATAATTTATGCAACCCTGATTCAACAAAATGCCAATACATCCACGCCACATTAAATTGTGAATGTAAGAAAGGTTACACACGCAAATCGGATTATGAATGCAAAG tttcaaaaaatACCTGTAATGAAAATCCATGCCAGAATTACGGTTCATGTCATATGATTGATGAGGACACCGATTTTGAGTGCAG GTGCCGTGATGGGTGGACGGGAAAAACTTGCGAGGTCGTACAATTAGCGGAAACAG acgATACGAATCCTCCGACAG atttcaaaacaaCAATGTATATAATATGTGGTACATTAGGGGGAACAGCAGTAATTTGTATATTCATAATTATTGGAATATGCag aaaacgcTTGCCTCAAATAAAGAATACACCTTCAAGAACCAACTCTGCAGGACACCCCATTTCTAATACAGTAAGTAATGTCTTAGACATTCCAATGTCTAATCAACCACAAGGCCAAAAAGCTGGTAGATCTAAAGGTGCCCCTCAAAGGGGAAAGACAAATAAAAGAAACGCGGAAAAGGGCAGGGGTGTACAGTCTAATAGTTACAGATATGGACAAAGAGCAGATTTGACTGATTACAACATTTCGCATTTAACACGTGACGAACATCAGTATGAAACAATCCGTGATGATCATATATACGAAACTCTTCATACGTATGCCAACATGTGA
- the LOC123542945 gene encoding latent-transforming growth factor beta-binding protein 2-like isoform X2 → MLRNMNERKIALYWNSIFYFMIILLVLTSVRTTAIRDIDDIDECKYKDSYICNFGTCHNYKGGWNCTCGDGYYPQEIVPNKIYQCVDIDECAENKIDCSGHGNCKNVPGGYTCVCDTGFNFNETNKSCEDIDECTENEIDCSGHGNCKNVQGDYTCVCDAGFIFNETNKSCEDIDECQSPKYTCGGEGKCFNTDGKWTCSCPDFGYRRHVYSEDVIVCEDIDECSDSYFYCGGTCNNTQGNWTCECDKGYTRDSNNEATIITCEDINECELQESCIGGVCNNLDGSWTCICPEGKEPKTINSTTILCSGGYVYTATIGITVTGPAENKDHELKVYLETQIKNAYESQYPEQNVRVEIISISKDSTDRKKRQTSENLAVEFVLHFDEPLDSVNITTAWQDYRKESCPKGICKSEKNDISVDLPFNVIFEEDVVFEENKQTDGLCSIPQNNLCNPDSTKCQYIHATLNCECKKGYTRKSDYECKVSKNTCNENPCQNYGSCHMIDEDTDFECRCRDGWTGKTCEVVQLAETDFKTTMYIICGTLGGTAVICIFIIIGICRKRLPQIKNTPSRTNSAGHPISNTVSNVLDIPMSNQPQGQKAGRSKGAPQRGKTNKRNAEKGRGVQSNSYRYGQRADLTDYNISHLTRDEHQYETIRDDHIYETLHTYANM, encoded by the exons ATATTGACGAATGTAAGTACAAAGACAGTTACATATGCAACTTTGGAACATGTCATAATTATAAAGGAGGATGGAATTGCACTTGCGGGGATGGTTATTACCCTCAAGAAATAGTACCAAATAAAATTTACCAGTGTGTCG ACATTGATGAATGCGCCGAAAACAAAATTGACTGTTCTGGACATGGAAATTGTAAGAATGTGCCAGGCGGTTATACATGTGTATGTGATACAGGATTTAATTTCAACGAAACTAATAAGTCGTGCGAAG ACATTGATGAATGCACCGAAAACGAAATTGACTGTTCTGGACATGGAAATTGTAAGAATGTACAAGGTGATTATACGTGTGTATGTGATGCAGGATTTATCTTCAACGAAACTAATAAGTCGTGCGAAG ACATTGACGAGTGTCAATCACCTAAATATACCTGTGGTGGTGAAGGGAAATGCTTTAATACAGATGGCAAATGGACTTGCAGTTGCCCTGATTTCGGATATCGAAGGCATGTGTATTCAGAAGACGTGATAGTCTGTGAAG ATATAGACGAATGTTCGGATAGTTATTTCTACTGTGGTGGCACTTGTAATAACACTCAGGGTAACTGGACTTGCGAATGTGACAAAGGATACACAAGAGATTCAAATAATGAAGCAACAATCATTACTTGCGAAG atataaacgAATGTGAACTCCAAGAGTCTTGCATTGGTGGTGTTTGTAATAATCTAGACGGATCATGGACATGCATTTGCCCAGAGGGGAAGGAACCTAAGACCATCAATTCTACTACAATACTTTGTTCAG GAGGATATGTGTACACTGCGACGATAGGTATAACAGTAACTGGTCCAGCAGAAAATAAAGATCATGAACTGAAAGTATATTTGGAGACACAG ATAAAAAATGCTTATGAATCGCAATATCCGGAGCAGAATGTACGCGTCGAAATCATATCCATTTCAAAGGACAGTACTGATAGGAAGAAACG GCAAACATCTGAAAACCTAGCTGTTgaatttgttttgcattttgatGAACCATTAGACTCGGTAAACATTACAACTGCATGGCAAGACTATAGGAAGGAAAGTTGCCCAAAGGGAATATGCAAATCAGAGAAGAATGATATATCTGTCGATCTACCGTTCAATGTGATATTTGAAGAAGATGTAGTATTTGAAGAAA ATAAGCAAACTGATGGATTATGCAGTATACCACAAAATAATTTATGCAACCCTGATTCAACAAAATGCCAATACATCCACGCCACATTAAATTGTGAATGTAAGAAAGGTTACACACGCAAATCGGATTATGAATGCAAAG tttcaaaaaatACCTGTAATGAAAATCCATGCCAGAATTACGGTTCATGTCATATGATTGATGAGGACACCGATTTTGAGTGCAG GTGCCGTGATGGGTGGACGGGAAAAACTTGCGAGGTCGTACAATTAGCGGAAACAG atttcaaaacaaCAATGTATATAATATGTGGTACATTAGGGGGAACAGCAGTAATTTGTATATTCATAATTATTGGAATATGCag aaaacgcTTGCCTCAAATAAAGAATACACCTTCAAGAACCAACTCTGCAGGACACCCCATTTCTAATACAGTAAGTAATGTCTTAGACATTCCAATGTCTAATCAACCACAAGGCCAAAAAGCTGGTAGATCTAAAGGTGCCCCTCAAAGGGGAAAGACAAATAAAAGAAACGCGGAAAAGGGCAGGGGTGTACAGTCTAATAGTTACAGATATGGACAAAGAGCAGATTTGACTGATTACAACATTTCGCATTTAACACGTGACGAACATCAGTATGAAACAATCCGTGATGATCATATATACGAAACTCTTCATACGTATGCCAACATGTGA